Proteins encoded in a region of the Actinomycetota bacterium genome:
- a CDS encoding aspartate-semialdehyde dehydrogenase has protein sequence MIWDRRMPASPVVAVAGATGAVGIEILDILVQRNFPATEVRALASARSAGRVLPFGDTTLTVGEMTPGSFEGVDIALFSAGASVSKEFRQAVTGAGAVMIDNSSAFRMDADVPLVVPEVNPEDIALHSGVIANPNCSTIQMVVTLAPLTRLARIKRVVVSTYQAASGAGQAAMDELYAQTGQFLGGADLTVSQFAHRIAFNCIPQIDVFLEDGSTKEEWKMVVETQKIMHAPHLQVSATCVRVPVLRCHSESINVEFESEVSLADVRSALAEAPGVTLLDDPASLEYPMPAMLMGSDDVYVGRLRLDGSAPNSIAMWVVADQLRKGAALNAVQIAEALLP, from the coding sequence ATGATCTGGGACCGCAGGATGCCCGCTTCGCCGGTAGTCGCTGTCGCCGGCGCAACAGGTGCAGTAGGCATCGAGATCCTCGACATTCTGGTCCAGCGAAACTTTCCGGCTACAGAGGTGAGGGCTCTCGCCTCCGCGCGATCGGCAGGGCGCGTTCTGCCATTCGGTGATACGACGCTTACCGTTGGGGAGATGACTCCGGGAAGCTTTGAGGGTGTCGACATCGCGCTCTTCAGCGCTGGAGCTTCGGTCAGCAAGGAGTTTCGGCAGGCGGTGACTGGTGCGGGTGCGGTGATGATTGATAACTCCTCGGCGTTTCGTATGGATGCGGATGTGCCGCTGGTGGTGCCGGAGGTGAACCCCGAGGACATCGCGCTGCACAGCGGGGTGATTGCGAACCCCAACTGTTCGACCATCCAGATGGTCGTGACGCTTGCACCGCTGACCAGATTGGCTCGGATTAAGCGAGTGGTCGTTTCGACCTATCAGGCTGCCAGTGGCGCCGGTCAGGCGGCCATGGACGAGCTCTACGCGCAGACAGGCCAGTTCCTGGGTGGAGCGGACCTCACGGTCTCACAGTTCGCACACAGGATCGCATTCAACTGCATCCCGCAGATAGACGTCTTCCTCGAGGACGGCTCCACGAAGGAAGAGTGGAAGATGGTCGTCGAGACACAGAAGATCATGCACGCACCGCACCTACAAGTGAGCGCGACCTGCGTGAGGGTTCCCGTCCTGAGATGTCACAGCGAGTCCATCAATGTTGAATTCGAGAGTGAGGTTTCGCTGGCCGACGTGCGTAGCGCGCTTGCCGAGGCCCCCGGCGTAACCCTGCTGGATGACCCGGCGAGCCTTGAGTATCCGATGCCGGCGATGCTGATGGGTAGCGACGATGTGTATGTCGGCCGACTGCGCCTCGATGGCTCCGCTCCGAACTCGATTGCGATGTGGGTCGTCGCCGACCAGCTTCGGAAGGGTGCCGCCCTCAATGCCGTGCAGATTGCCGAAGCGCTCTTGCCCTGA
- a CDS encoding aspartate kinase, protein MALVVMKFGGSSVQSPERILAVARRLILRKQAGDRVVAVVSAMGDVTDELVALSKEITEVPHEREMDMLLATGEQVTIALLAMAIHSLGHEAISFTGPQIGIVTDSGHTKAKIKEIRGDRIGDALDEGRIVIVAGFQGMTSDGHITTLGRGGSDTTAVAVAAGIGADSCEIYSDVDGIFTADPRIVPDARKLDVISYEEMLEMSASGARVLQLRSVEFARNHGVVIHSRSSFTESAGTIVKEVEDQMEMAIISGVTHDISEAKVTIRAVPDTPGVAATVFGALAEAGVNVDMIIQNVSEQGTTDISFTVPKDDLPKARCSTEQIANKLSAPSWNVDESIAKISLVGAGMKTHPGVAAQMFAALADAEVNIDMISTSSIRISCVIAEDQTEIAVRALHDSFGLARDQVAAEAGSVHDKEA, encoded by the coding sequence ATGGCCCTTGTCGTGATGAAGTTCGGAGGCAGCTCGGTTCAATCACCCGAGCGGATCCTTGCGGTTGCCCGGAGGCTGATCTTGCGCAAGCAGGCGGGGGATCGCGTGGTTGCGGTCGTCTCGGCGATGGGAGATGTGACCGACGAGCTGGTTGCGCTGTCGAAGGAGATTACCGAAGTCCCGCACGAACGCGAGATGGACATGTTGCTTGCCACCGGCGAGCAGGTCACGATCGCGCTGCTTGCGATGGCGATCCATTCGCTGGGACATGAGGCCATCTCGTTCACGGGACCACAGATCGGGATTGTCACCGATTCGGGACATACGAAGGCCAAGATCAAGGAGATTCGCGGCGATCGTATCGGAGATGCGCTGGATGAAGGCCGGATTGTGATCGTGGCCGGGTTCCAGGGCATGACCTCGGACGGACATATCACCACACTGGGGCGCGGAGGCTCGGACACCACTGCGGTAGCGGTCGCAGCCGGCATTGGTGCAGACAGTTGCGAGATATACTCGGACGTGGACGGGATATTCACTGCCGATCCTCGGATCGTCCCAGACGCACGCAAGCTCGATGTGATCTCGTACGAGGAGATGTTGGAGATGTCGGCTTCCGGGGCCCGCGTATTGCAGCTTCGGAGCGTAGAGTTCGCGCGCAATCACGGCGTGGTCATCCATAGCCGTTCGAGTTTCACTGAGTCTGCAGGAACGATCGTGAAGGAGGTCGAGGACCAGATGGAGATGGCGATCATCTCGGGAGTCACACACGACATATCCGAGGCGAAGGTCACGATACGCGCGGTGCCGGATACCCCGGGAGTCGCTGCGACGGTATTCGGAGCACTGGCCGAGGCGGGCGTCAACGTCGACATGATCATCCAGAACGTCTCCGAACAAGGAACGACGGACATCTCTTTCACCGTGCCCAAGGACGATCTGCCTAAGGCGCGCTGTAGCACCGAGCAGATTGCGAACAAGCTCAGTGCACCATCTTGGAACGTCGATGAGTCGATCGCAAAGATCTCGCTGGTGGGTGCTGGGATGAAGACGCACCCGGGCGTGGCGGCTCAGATGTTCGCCGCCCTGGCGGATGCGGAAGTCAACATCGACATGATCTCGACTTCGTCGATCCGGATTTCGTGCGTGATCGCCGAAGACCAGACAGAAATCGCTGTGCGCGCTTTGCACGACTCGTTCGGGCTCGCAAGAGATCAGGTTGCTGCCGAGGCAGGCTCTGTCCACGACAAGGAAGCCTGA
- a CDS encoding QueT transporter family protein, which produces MRSRFLAQAGVIAALYAALTLAILNLPMYLGWGLVQFRLSEALTVLALFTPAAIPGLTIGTAVANAYLITQVGPIALLDVGFGSLATLLGATWAWKMRGKPLLAMLGPVVSNALIVPAYLPILLAGMGLYTVPVLGLDLEGSWLGMYLLGVASVGIGQAVVVYGLGWPLYSTLRRTGLIDKG; this is translated from the coding sequence ATGCGTTCCCGATTCTTGGCCCAAGCTGGGGTCATCGCTGCTTTGTATGCGGCACTCACCCTCGCGATTCTCAACCTTCCCATGTATTTGGGATGGGGACTCGTTCAGTTCAGGCTTAGCGAGGCTCTGACGGTGCTCGCCCTCTTCACGCCTGCGGCTATTCCTGGCCTGACCATTGGAACCGCTGTTGCCAATGCCTACCTCATCACGCAGGTGGGGCCTATAGCCCTGCTGGATGTAGGATTCGGGTCCCTCGCCACGCTACTGGGGGCCACCTGGGCTTGGAAGATGCGCGGGAAGCCACTTTTGGCTATGCTAGGACCAGTGGTCAGCAATGCGCTGATTGTGCCAGCCTATCTTCCTATACTGTTGGCCGGCATGGGGCTTTACACAGTTCCTGTGCTCGGCTTGGATTTGGAAGGGAGCTGGCTGGGGATGTATCTACTAGGAGTCGCCTCGGTTGGGATTGGACAGGCGGTAGTGGTGTATGGCCTAGGCTGGCCACTCTACTCCACATTGAGGCGCACAGGTTTGATCGACAAGGGATGA
- a CDS encoding diguanylate cyclase, whose translation MRSVRAGFWMPGPADAELQFEVGSPQVRTPDAFLFAKSVGSCEHCFGCVRACPADAISVAEGGARVIEERCVKCGMCVQGCPRGRFTVRDDLPKVRDLLGSGNKVVIVLATEYLAALHPRSAIEVEQALLNLGFYSVESTLLGEELVAAEYEKTHSRQTGAFLLRSTCPVAVDWIRKFHPGMSKALAPILPPYIAQAHLVRAMYDEDLAVVYASPCYARKDEIFDPAFGDVVDVAIDFTELECLLAENSSLVQSKSTASSPGRRPMPTKEISLTDGFPRKTLQEHCQMDEQVVTVRGLNELDALLSAMARGETAPTIVDMLNCESCIDGPAVNPRLSGFAKRNLIATEREKNAAPGLSTREILKHLPSVDLRRSFRPIPVFERAVPQAQIEEELRRGGFASIAEVIDCGACGFTKCADHAAAVIRSHSKWERCLPQEKTRQAESIERLERDSLIDGPTGAWNRRAFDTRLDEEIARAQRYGAALSLLMIAIDDFERFGDPDMPSTADSALKAVADELLGEVRQSDYLARIAGGEFAIILPSTGKTAAFAVAEKLRTLIAAASAESGGGTRSEPPASICVGVAALSENTGQADQLFKAAKGALLDARRSGRDRVKLAPG comes from the coding sequence GTGAGATCAGTTAGAGCAGGGTTCTGGATGCCTGGACCTGCGGATGCCGAACTTCAATTTGAGGTAGGCAGCCCGCAAGTCCGGACGCCGGACGCCTTCCTCTTCGCCAAATCTGTCGGTAGCTGTGAACACTGTTTTGGCTGCGTTAGGGCGTGTCCCGCCGATGCAATCAGTGTCGCAGAGGGCGGTGCTCGAGTCATCGAAGAGCGCTGCGTAAAGTGTGGGATGTGCGTTCAGGGGTGTCCCCGGGGCAGGTTCACTGTAAGGGACGATCTGCCGAAGGTCCGCGATCTTCTTGGTAGTGGGAACAAGGTCGTCATAGTGTTGGCCACGGAATACCTTGCGGCGCTGCATCCGCGCTCGGCAATCGAAGTTGAGCAGGCGCTGCTCAACCTTGGGTTCTACAGTGTTGAGAGCACTTTGCTGGGCGAGGAGCTGGTGGCAGCAGAGTATGAGAAGACCCACTCGCGACAAACAGGAGCTTTTCTTCTACGGTCGACGTGTCCGGTGGCGGTCGATTGGATCCGCAAGTTCCACCCTGGCATGAGCAAGGCGCTAGCTCCCATATTGCCGCCGTACATTGCGCAGGCCCATCTCGTTCGAGCGATGTACGACGAAGACCTAGCGGTTGTCTATGCCTCGCCATGCTACGCGCGGAAAGACGAGATATTCGACCCGGCTTTCGGAGACGTTGTGGACGTGGCGATCGACTTCACCGAACTGGAGTGCTTGTTGGCGGAGAATTCCTCTTTGGTGCAGAGCAAATCGACTGCGAGTTCGCCAGGGCGAAGACCGATGCCGACCAAAGAGATCTCGTTGACCGATGGGTTCCCGAGAAAGACGCTGCAGGAGCACTGTCAGATGGACGAGCAGGTCGTGACTGTCCGGGGCCTAAATGAGCTGGACGCCTTATTGTCAGCGATGGCAAGAGGGGAGACTGCCCCAACAATCGTCGACATGCTGAACTGCGAGAGCTGCATCGACGGACCTGCGGTGAACCCTCGACTATCAGGATTCGCGAAGAGAAATCTCATCGCCACCGAACGCGAGAAGAACGCCGCTCCCGGCTTGAGCACGCGCGAGATTCTGAAACATTTGCCTTCGGTGGATTTGCGCAGATCCTTCCGGCCGATTCCAGTCTTTGAGCGCGCGGTCCCGCAGGCTCAGATCGAGGAAGAGCTGCGAAGGGGTGGATTCGCCTCAATCGCCGAGGTGATTGATTGTGGAGCCTGCGGCTTCACTAAGTGCGCGGATCACGCCGCCGCGGTCATACGCTCCCATTCGAAGTGGGAGAGGTGCCTGCCTCAGGAGAAGACTCGGCAAGCTGAATCGATCGAAAGGCTGGAGCGGGATTCGTTGATCGACGGACCCACCGGTGCGTGGAACCGCCGTGCATTCGATACGCGGCTGGACGAGGAGATTGCGCGGGCACAGCGGTACGGAGCTGCTCTGTCGCTGTTGATGATCGCGATCGACGACTTCGAGCGCTTCGGAGACCCAGATATGCCTTCGACTGCTGATTCGGCGCTCAAGGCCGTTGCCGACGAACTCCTCGGCGAAGTCAGACAATCCGACTATCTCGCAAGAATCGCTGGAGGAGAGTTCGCCATCATTCTCCCCTCGACCGGCAAGACTGCAGCGTTCGCTGTCGCCGAGAAGCTGAGAACCTTGATAGCAGCTGCGTCAGCAGAATCTGGCGGCGGAACGCGTTCGGAGCCTCCGGCCTCCATCTGTGTGGGCGTAGCGGCGCTTTCTGAAAACACTGGTCAAGCCGACCAGCTGTTCAAGGCGGCGAAGGGCGCCCTGCTAGACGCAAGGCGATCCGGAAGAGATAGGGTGAAGCTGGCCCCAGGATAG
- a CDS encoding GNAT family N-acetyltransferase: MNWAIHWDEAPGEVDERRDVVVGRWREALDILAIRTLRVRDAEVPAVLEAVRESADSHGLRQLLSPMVDSARATVYEAAGMCLHEELVVVRIELRHLRRRASGTSAECALRIACSGDIQAIYDLDSNCFDPFWAYDRRYLEALASSGRLTVATDGPRVIGYTHTEVIRGCATLGRIAVAPEFRGQGFGSSLLAEAGRTLAGTGARSMSLCARIDDHVSRSLYARHGGIELEETLSLMIGPTCKE, encoded by the coding sequence GTGAACTGGGCAATTCATTGGGACGAGGCGCCGGGCGAGGTCGATGAGCGGCGGGATGTGGTCGTCGGGCGATGGAGGGAGGCCCTGGACATCCTTGCGATTCGCACTTTACGGGTCCGGGATGCCGAGGTCCCCGCAGTTCTAGAAGCAGTCCGAGAGTCAGCGGACTCGCACGGCCTTCGTCAGCTTCTGAGCCCGATGGTCGACTCCGCTCGTGCCACCGTCTACGAGGCTGCAGGGATGTGTTTGCACGAGGAGCTTGTGGTCGTACGCATTGAGCTGCGGCATCTTCGGCGAAGGGCATCCGGCACTTCGGCAGAGTGTGCTTTGCGGATTGCGTGCAGTGGAGATATTCAAGCGATCTACGACCTGGATTCGAACTGCTTCGACCCGTTCTGGGCATACGATCGCCGCTACTTGGAGGCGCTGGCATCGAGCGGCAGGCTCACGGTGGCGACTGATGGGCCCCGAGTCATCGGTTATACTCACACAGAGGTTATCCGGGGCTGTGCGACCCTTGGACGGATTGCGGTGGCGCCTGAGTTCAGGGGTCAGGGCTTCGGGTCATCTCTGCTGGCGGAGGCGGGACGTACCCTGGCGGGAACAGGTGCTCGCAGCATGAGCCTGTGTGCCCGGATCGACGACCACGTATCGAGGTCGCTGTACGCACGGCACGGCGGAATCGAGCTCGAAGAGACGCTCTCACTGATGATCGGCCCCACATGCAAAGAGTGA
- a CDS encoding DsbA family protein: MVRCPFELRPQMPVGKHAPDTAETSTEHSQRVVEYILRQAAGEGAKMVMPEFTPSTHLAMALSEIGRDGGEELHAELHAAIFSAYFEHALDIGSREVLLDIGKRHGLREREVKRAWDDGEYDARLSRFRKFALDLGVDSTPAALICNELLIGVRPYRVLEEAVQRCLTRPGSPGEDRPDA; the protein is encoded by the coding sequence ATGGTGAGGTGCCCCTTCGAGCTGCGTCCACAGATGCCCGTCGGGAAACACGCCCCGGACACCGCCGAGACAAGCACCGAGCACTCCCAACGAGTTGTGGAGTACATCCTGCGGCAAGCTGCTGGGGAGGGTGCGAAGATGGTGATGCCTGAGTTCACCCCAAGCACTCACCTGGCTATGGCCCTGAGCGAGATCGGCAGGGATGGCGGGGAGGAACTTCACGCGGAGCTACACGCAGCAATCTTCTCGGCGTATTTCGAGCATGCGCTGGATATCGGCAGCCGAGAGGTGCTTCTCGACATCGGCAAGCGCCATGGACTTCGGGAGCGCGAGGTCAAGAGAGCGTGGGATGACGGCGAGTACGACGCTAGGCTGAGCCGATTTCGGAAGTTTGCGTTAGACTTGGGGGTCGATTCGACGCCGGCGGCACTGATTTGCAATGAACTTCTGATCGGCGTCCGCCCCTATCGAGTCCTGGAAGAGGCCGTACAGCGCTGCCTGACTCGCCCGGGATCACCGGGCGAAGATCGCCCGGATGCCTGA
- a CDS encoding response regulator transcription factor: protein MGDAKVLLVEDDYTIAGSVELELSHQGYSVVKVSDGHAALTAVENESPDIVILDLMIPGIGGLEVASKIRESGNEVPILMLTALSEASDLVTGFDAGADDYLRKPFEMSELLSRVRALLKRSEHVRGSSLLEASGVAMDPDSRRATVHGEPLDLTAKEYDLLSYLVANAGRVISRDEIITSVWGGQHSMDSNVIEVFVCHLRNKIGDHNNTIIQTIRGVGYFFAKG from the coding sequence ATGGGCGATGCAAAGGTACTTTTGGTCGAGGACGACTACACGATAGCTGGCTCTGTAGAGCTTGAGCTGAGCCATCAGGGATACTCGGTGGTAAAGGTCTCCGACGGACATGCGGCACTGACAGCCGTCGAAAATGAATCCCCCGACATCGTCATCTTGGACCTCATGATCCCCGGTATCGGCGGACTCGAAGTAGCCAGCAAGATACGTGAGAGCGGCAACGAGGTTCCTATACTAATGCTCACTGCACTTTCGGAAGCCAGCGATCTGGTCACCGGCTTCGATGCTGGAGCAGATGACTATCTTCGAAAGCCGTTCGAGATGAGCGAGCTCCTCTCTAGGGTTCGAGCATTGCTGAAGCGCTCAGAGCACGTCCGCGGATCATCCTTGTTGGAGGCTTCAGGTGTGGCCATGGATCCCGATTCTAGGCGGGCCACGGTGCACGGAGAGCCCCTAGACCTCACCGCGAAAGAGTACGATCTGCTCAGTTATCTAGTCGCAAACGCCGGCAGGGTGATCTCGAGGGACGAGATCATCACGTCGGTCTGGGGAGGGCAACACTCGATGGACAGCAATGTCATCGAGGTGTTCGTCTGCCACCTTCGCAACAAGATCGGGGACCACAACAACACGATCATCCAGACCATCCGAGGCGTCGGTTACTTCTTCGCAAAAGGCTGA
- a CDS encoding histidine kinase: MQRVSKFKALMMSRRTLVTDMLLLFGVTVLAIVAAWGFIAIDQPRWMMALALGGLSAVALGSVVMRFILRPDHLRARQSHLILEIANQSLAHLRKGLTEQSAQAVCQITLEHTEAAAVAITDTERVLGFAGVGEDHHLVGGLILTEATHQALDTREHAVIPLREDIGCPDYNCALRAAIIVPLEMRGQACGTLKFYYTAPHLLNETQLAMAEGLARLLSTQLELSELERQTELAYRMELKALQAQINPHFLFNTINTIASLIRTDPPHARELLREFAHFYRRTLETSEEPVALQSELEYVRTYLHFERARFGERIVVAEDIDPRVLHFPVPAFIVQPVVENCIQHGMRAEAALHIQVVASIEDDVLTLSVIDDGIGISEDRLPHILEPGIGVGMGIALTNVHDRLKGHFGPGSGLKVESVEGVGTTVKLIIRGVDLETKGLQ; encoded by the coding sequence ATGCAAAGAGTGAGTAAGTTCAAAGCATTGATGATGTCGCGGCGCACCCTGGTCACTGACATGTTGCTCCTGTTCGGTGTGACGGTTCTTGCGATTGTGGCGGCATGGGGATTCATCGCGATCGATCAACCGCGATGGATGATGGCGTTGGCTCTGGGTGGCCTTTCGGCGGTTGCGCTGGGCAGTGTGGTAATGAGGTTCATCCTGCGACCGGATCATCTCAGGGCACGACAATCGCATCTCATCTTGGAGATCGCGAACCAAAGTCTGGCGCACCTTCGGAAGGGGCTTACCGAACAGAGCGCCCAGGCTGTCTGTCAGATAACGCTGGAACACACTGAGGCGGCTGCGGTTGCAATCACCGACACCGAGCGGGTGCTCGGCTTCGCAGGGGTCGGCGAAGACCATCACCTCGTGGGCGGCCTGATACTCACCGAGGCTACCCATCAAGCGTTGGATACACGAGAGCATGCTGTAATTCCGCTGAGGGAGGATATCGGATGCCCCGACTACAATTGCGCCCTGCGGGCAGCCATCATTGTGCCGCTTGAGATGCGAGGGCAGGCTTGCGGGACCCTGAAGTTCTACTACACTGCGCCTCATCTCCTGAACGAGACGCAGCTGGCTATGGCCGAGGGCCTTGCGCGCCTGCTATCCACGCAACTCGAGCTTTCGGAACTGGAGCGCCAGACAGAACTGGCGTATCGCATGGAACTCAAAGCCCTCCAGGCGCAGATCAACCCACATTTTCTGTTCAACACGATCAACACAATCGCCTCGTTGATACGAACGGATCCACCCCACGCACGGGAGCTGCTACGGGAGTTCGCGCACTTCTACAGGCGTACCCTTGAGACCAGCGAGGAACCGGTCGCGCTTCAATCGGAACTCGAGTATGTCCGCACCTACCTTCACTTCGAACGAGCAAGGTTCGGGGAGCGAATCGTGGTAGCGGAGGACATAGACCCGCGGGTCTTGCACTTCCCCGTACCCGCGTTTATCGTTCAACCTGTAGTCGAAAACTGCATCCAACACGGAATGCGAGCCGAGGCGGCGCTTCACATCCAAGTCGTGGCGAGCATCGAGGACGACGTCCTGACCCTCTCGGTGATAGACGACGGGATCGGAATCTCCGAAGACAGACTGCCGCACATCTTGGAACCGGGCATCGGCGTAGGGATGGGCATCGCCCTGACAAACGTCCACGACAGATTGAAGGGTCACTTCGGACCAGGTTCTGGGCTCAAAGTCGAAAGCGTGGAAGGCGTTGGGACGACGGTCAAGCTGATCATTCGCGGCGTGGATCTTGAGACGAAAGGCCTACAGTGA
- a CDS encoding HAMP domain-containing histidine kinase, producing the protein MHRFTLRVRLLAVSVLFSLLTLGGILLLTYTIVYDGMTRVAETGFQQMAHGLTGTVELHLRLFAEEAAELDPSAASHAELALYLERVRIGEAVPEVRVALYDQNLDLVWENTATEVEGLEQSRAPAMRGSSIEFLTLTEEAPLRGLLTQAILPVYVAHVPIEMPDGSRGVLDIVSYSTREEQIIDAIRPPMSVLALVSIITMILIMQYSMAWVLRLVKNLRIAADAIDTGKLDVRLPEEGDHEITALARSLNSLLDRLQRKSEAQSRFIADASHELATPVAGIRGYTSILREWGHSDPDVQAEAIAAIDRESGRMARLSKDLLALVRDERTLRISNVRFDLNARCREILAAAATRYMSKGLEFVGPDEGRLMMVGDPDRIEDAISILLDNAAKYTQKGTVSLQTRCKRGAIVIEVSDTGIGISEEDIPSIFERFYRTDISRSQGSGGFGLGLPIAKTIIDGLGGTIEVKSTLGVGSVFILRLPRGRV; encoded by the coding sequence GTGCATCGCTTCACACTGAGGGTACGCCTGCTAGCAGTCTCGGTACTGTTCTCGCTCCTTACCCTGGGCGGAATCCTGCTGCTCACCTATACGATCGTTTACGACGGGATGACCCGGGTAGCCGAAACCGGTTTCCAGCAGATGGCTCATGGTCTGACGGGCACCGTAGAATTACATCTCCGCCTCTTCGCCGAGGAAGCCGCTGAGCTTGACCCAAGCGCGGCCTCTCACGCCGAGCTGGCCTTATACCTGGAGCGAGTTCGAATTGGCGAGGCCGTACCAGAAGTGCGGGTCGCCCTGTACGACCAGAACCTTGATCTTGTATGGGAGAACACCGCCACCGAGGTCGAGGGACTCGAGCAGTCCAGGGCGCCGGCCATGAGGGGCAGCTCGATCGAGTTTTTGACCCTAACCGAAGAGGCGCCTCTGCGTGGACTCCTAACGCAGGCGATCCTGCCAGTCTATGTTGCACACGTCCCCATCGAGATGCCAGACGGCTCCCGGGGGGTTCTCGACATCGTTTCTTATTCGACTCGCGAGGAGCAGATCATCGATGCGATCAGGCCGCCGATGTCGGTCTTGGCACTGGTGTCGATCATCACCATGATCCTGATAATGCAGTACAGCATGGCGTGGGTGCTGCGGCTCGTCAAGAATCTGCGCATTGCTGCCGACGCTATCGATACCGGCAAGCTGGATGTGCGCCTCCCTGAAGAGGGGGATCATGAGATAACCGCGCTGGCTCGCTCCCTGAACTCGTTGTTAGACAGGTTGCAGAGGAAATCGGAGGCTCAGTCGCGTTTCATCGCAGATGCCTCGCACGAACTCGCGACGCCTGTCGCTGGGATCAGGGGCTACACCAGCATCCTCAGAGAGTGGGGCCACAGCGATCCGGATGTGCAGGCCGAAGCGATAGCTGCCATAGATAGGGAGTCCGGCAGGATGGCTCGCCTATCGAAGGATCTTCTCGCCCTCGTGCGTGACGAAAGGACCTTGCGCATCAGTAACGTGCGCTTTGATCTGAACGCCAGATGTAGGGAGATACTAGCTGCTGCGGCCACGAGATATATGTCCAAGGGACTGGAGTTTGTTGGCCCCGATGAAGGTCGGTTGATGATGGTTGGGGATCCTGATCGTATCGAAGACGCCATCTCCATCTTGCTCGACAACGCCGCCAAGTACACGCAGAAGGGCACAGTTAGCCTGCAGACAAGGTGCAAGCGTGGGGCCATCGTGATAGAGGTGTCAGACACTGGCATCGGCATATCTGAAGAGGATATCCCAAGCATATTCGAGCGATTCTACCGAACCGATATCTCGCGTTCCCAGGGATCGGGCGGCTTTGGCCTGGGTCTTCCGATTGCAAAGACCATCATCGATGGATTGGGCGGAACAATCGAAGTCAAGAGCACACTCGGGGTTGGGAGCGTCTTCATTCTAAGATTGCCCCGTGGTCGGGTATGA
- a CDS encoding sulfite exporter TauE/SafE family protein yields MLEPILAAVSGFVAGVFSGAFGVGGGMITTPAARLVLGYPGLVAVGTSLLVVILTAAVALWAHLRRGQVDLSVVPTIVGWGMLAAIAGAGLGTVLGHSVVLLLVAGLLVVTSASFLRKPVDPHVTSGPAEGGVRGVWPLRLTGVFAGLLSGLLGIGGGIVIVPILVRHFGYPIKRAIGTSLAGVIGLAMPGAVAHHLLGNVDVSLALGLAIGSVPGALMGAWLTSVAADQTVRAGFGVFLAFAGTWLAYSELAALL; encoded by the coding sequence GTGCTCGAGCCGATCCTGGCAGCTGTGTCAGGGTTTGTAGCCGGTGTGTTTTCCGGGGCTTTTGGGGTCGGTGGCGGCATGATCACAACACCAGCTGCACGGCTGGTGCTCGGATATCCAGGACTTGTGGCGGTTGGCACATCGCTACTCGTGGTGATACTCACTGCTGCAGTGGCACTTTGGGCGCATCTGCGAAGGGGCCAAGTCGACCTCTCTGTCGTACCCACGATCGTCGGCTGGGGGATGTTGGCCGCTATCGCCGGAGCCGGTCTGGGTACAGTGCTAGGGCACAGTGTTGTATTGCTGCTCGTTGCGGGGCTTCTTGTGGTGACCTCGGCGAGCTTCCTGCGTAAGCCTGTGGATCCACATGTCACTTCAGGGCCTGCCGAGGGAGGGGTGCGGGGCGTGTGGCCGCTGCGACTCACAGGAGTGTTCGCAGGGCTACTCTCGGGCCTGCTCGGGATAGGGGGAGGGATAGTCATCGTACCGATTCTGGTAAGGCATTTTGGCTACCCTATAAAGCGAGCGATAGGCACAAGTCTGGCCGGAGTGATCGGTTTGGCGATGCCTGGGGCGGTAGCTCATCATCTGCTGGGAAACGTGGATGTGTCGCTGGCACTTGGATTGGCTATAGGGTCGGTACCGGGCGCTTTGATGGGGGCATGGCTCACTTCGGTGGCCGCCGATCAGACAGTGCGGGCTGGGTTCGGGGTGTTCCTCGCATTTGCGGGGACCTGGCTTGCATATAGTGAGCTGGCAGCGCTCCTGTGA